Proteins encoded within one genomic window of Candidatus Syntrophocurvum alkaliphilum:
- the lgt gene encoding prolipoprotein diacylglyceryl transferase has protein sequence MQPVLFEIGSVEVYAWGTMLAIAVIIGITGVRKLFEKEGLDKEIVIDMVIVMVVAGIIGSRLGYILLYELDTFLENPLMFFYLSSGGLIWYGALIFGFLAFLFFIIRKGLDFWKTADIFAPFVALGYAIVRIGCFLNGCCYGEVTESALGVVFPFVDNLLRHPTQLYATVLNLILFLFLIWFYPRRRFSGQVFLLYLIGYSIYRFTVDFYRFNLIEYGILSLGHIYVILMFVVVVGVYYVKSIRHKEGD, from the coding sequence ATGCAGCCGGTTTTATTCGAAATAGGTAGTGTTGAAGTTTATGCATGGGGGACAATGCTTGCAATAGCAGTAATAATTGGAATTACGGGAGTACGCAAGTTATTTGAAAAAGAAGGTCTTGATAAAGAAATAGTTATTGATATGGTAATTGTCATGGTTGTTGCTGGAATAATAGGTTCACGACTAGGATACATTTTACTTTATGAACTAGACACTTTTTTAGAAAACCCATTAATGTTTTTTTATCTTAGTAGTGGTGGATTAATATGGTATGGAGCTTTAATTTTTGGGTTTTTAGCTTTCCTATTCTTTATTATAAGAAAAGGATTAGACTTTTGGAAAACAGCAGATATTTTTGCTCCATTTGTAGCCTTAGGTTATGCAATTGTTAGAATAGGGTGTTTTTTAAATGGTTGTTGTTATGGAGAGGTGACAGAATCAGCTTTAGGGGTAGTTTTTCCATTTGTTGATAATCTTTTGAGGCATCCAACACAGCTTTATGCAACAGTATTAAATTTAATACTATTTTTATTTTTAATTTGGTTTTATCCACGTAGAAGATTCTCAGGACAAGTATTTTTACTTTATCTAATAGGATATTCAATTTATAGATTTACTGTGGATTTCTATAGATTTAACCTTATTGAATATGGAATTTTATCCTTAGGTCATATATATGTTATTTTAATGTTTGTTGTTGTAGTAGGTGTTTACTATGTTAAAAGTATACGTCATAAAGAGGGAGATTAA
- a CDS encoding 5-formyltetrahydrofolate cyclo-ligase, translating into MVLNINKNLEQKQQIRDEMIKKRNRLSNEEVEEYSANIRNTLKELEPVRKAQNIMLFSNIKSEVNIRPLIEELSTQKTVLLPRVEKNGNMVAVGFTGWKNMKNGPFSIKEPIGEPFLPDQIDVVIVPGLAFDDSGNRIGYGKGYYDRFLKRVREDTFLCGVCYEFQVVEKLYPQEADVPVHWIVTNQSELVIDWDYF; encoded by the coding sequence ATGGTGTTAAATATAAACAAAAATTTAGAACAAAAACAACAAATAAGAGATGAGATGATAAAAAAAAGAAATCGTCTATCAAATGAAGAGGTTGAAGAATATAGTGCGAACATAAGAAATACTTTAAAAGAATTAGAACCTGTAAGAAAAGCCCAAAATATAATGCTTTTTTCCAACATTAAAAGTGAAGTTAATATAAGACCACTAATAGAGGAATTGAGTACACAAAAAACTGTTCTTTTGCCTAGAGTAGAGAAAAACGGTAATATGGTTGCTGTTGGCTTCACAGGTTGGAAAAATATGAAAAATGGTCCTTTTAGCATAAAAGAACCTATAGGTGAGCCTTTTTTGCCGGATCAAATAGACGTAGTAATAGTACCAGGACTTGCTTTTGACGATAGCGGTAACCGGATAGGATATGGTAAAGGATACTATGATAGATTTTTAAAAAGGGTTAGAGAGGATACCTTTTTGTGTGGTGTTTGTTATGAGTTTCAAGTTGTAGAAAAATTATATCCACAAGAAGCAGATGTACCAGTACATTGGATTGTAACCAATCAATCAGAACTAGTTATAGATTGGGATTATTTCTAA
- the moaA gene encoding GTP 3',8-cyclase MoaA produces the protein MADTYGREINYLRISVTDRCNLRCRYCMPEEGIDLKNNNGILSFEEIYRLVKIGAELGIRKVRLTGGEPLVRKNLTKLIKDINKLPQIDDIAITTNGVLFADLAEELKHSGLNRVNFSVDTLAADKFKYITRRNAFDKVKDALKKAIELKMDPVKINTVVIKGFNDNEIKDFVTLAYEYPFHVRFIEFMPIGDLLFWQKDKMMTNNEIKDNIKQDFDIAPAKQVRGNGPAQYYDIEGGKGTIGFISPMSNHFCSLCNRLRMTAEGKLRGCLYDKRETDLKSALRTGVSDEDLKQLFLRAINLKPEKHQLNSGWGSENNRKMYQIGG, from the coding sequence ATGGCTGATACTTACGGAAGAGAAATAAATTATCTAAGAATTTCAGTAACAGATAGGTGTAATCTAAGATGCAGATACTGTATGCCCGAAGAAGGAATTGATTTAAAAAATAATAATGGAATTTTATCTTTTGAAGAGATTTATAGATTAGTTAAAATAGGTGCTGAGCTAGGCATTCGCAAGGTTAGGTTAACCGGAGGCGAACCTCTAGTGAGAAAAAATTTAACTAAATTAATTAAAGATATAAATAAACTACCACAAATAGATGATATTGCGATTACAACTAATGGAGTACTATTTGCTGATTTAGCTGAAGAATTAAAGCATTCGGGATTAAACCGTGTTAATTTTAGTGTTGATACCTTAGCTGCAGACAAGTTTAAATATATTACTAGGAGAAATGCTTTTGATAAGGTGAAAGATGCACTTAAAAAAGCTATAGAACTTAAAATGGATCCTGTGAAAATTAACACAGTTGTTATAAAAGGTTTTAATGATAATGAAATTAAAGACTTTGTAACATTAGCATATGAATATCCTTTCCATGTTCGATTTATAGAATTTATGCCTATTGGAGATTTATTGTTCTGGCAGAAAGATAAAATGATGACTAATAATGAAATAAAGGACAATATTAAACAAGATTTTGATATAGCACCTGCAAAACAGGTTAGAGGTAATGGACCTGCACAGTATTATGATATTGAAGGTGGCAAAGGAACTATTGGGTTTATAAGTCCAATGAGCAACCACTTCTGTAGCTTATGTAACAGATTAAGAATGACAGCTGAAGGAAAACTAAGAGGGTGCTTGTATGATAAGAGGGAAACCGATTTGAAATCAGCACTACGTACAGGTGTAAGTGATGAAGATTTAAAGCAATTATTTTTAAGAGCTATAAATCTAAAACCAGAAAAACATCAACTTAATTCTGGCTGGGGTTCAGAAAACAACCGCAAAATGTATCAAATTGGGGGTTAA
- the moaC gene encoding cyclic pyranopterin monophosphate synthase MoaC, producing MEFTHINEQGRARMVDVTDKNDSDRVAYAQAVVCMQPETLKAIKEGAVKKGDVLAVAQTAGIMGAKKTPDVVPMCHPLMLTGVDISFDFDEDKSTISVFAEVRTTGKTGVEMEAITAVSIAAITIYDMCKATDRWMEITDIRLNEKIGGKSGHVKRDF from the coding sequence ATGGAGTTTACTCATATAAACGAACAAGGACGAGCACGGATGGTTGATGTTACTGATAAAAATGATTCAGATAGGGTAGCTTATGCCCAAGCAGTTGTTTGTATGCAACCAGAAACTTTAAAGGCTATTAAAGAAGGAGCAGTTAAAAAGGGTGATGTGTTGGCAGTTGCACAGACCGCAGGTATAATGGGTGCCAAAAAAACTCCCGATGTAGTGCCAATGTGTCATCCTTTAATGTTAACAGGTGTTGATATATCATTTGATTTTGATGAAGACAAATCAACGATATCTGTTTTTGCTGAGGTAAGAACAACAGGAAAAACAGGGGTGGAAATGGAAGCTATAACAGCAGTAAGTATAGCAGCTATTACTATCTATGATATGTGTAAAGCTACTGATAGATGGATGGAAATTACCGATATAAGGCTTAATGAAAAAATCGGTGGAAAAAGTGGACATGTAAAAAGAGATTTTTAA
- a CDS encoding MOSC domain-containing protein — MSQKGTLYSICISEKRGELKHPVQEAKVIENFGIENDGHAGDWDRQVTCLDAASVKKLSQDNNLELGPGQLAENLLIEGIDLKNIKPGQKIKIGNQVIIEIVHIGKEDHPSVVTKTFGVSLLPYEGLFCKVLKGGEIKPGNIVEVM, encoded by the coding sequence ATGTCACAAAAGGGAACACTTTATTCTATATGTATAAGTGAAAAAAGAGGAGAATTAAAACACCCTGTTCAAGAAGCTAAAGTAATAGAAAACTTTGGAATAGAAAATGATGGACATGCAGGTGATTGGGATAGACAAGTTACATGCTTGGATGCTGCTAGTGTGAAAAAATTAAGCCAAGATAATAACTTAGAGCTTGGACCAGGTCAATTAGCTGAAAATTTATTAATTGAAGGTATTGATTTAAAAAATATTAAACCAGGCCAGAAAATAAAAATAGGTAATCAAGTTATTATAGAAATCGTTCATATAGGTAAAGAAGATCATCCTAGTGTAGTTACTAAGACTTTTGGAGTAAGCTTATTACCTTATGAAGGATTATTTTGCAAAGTGCTAAAAGGGGGAGAAATAAAACCAGGTAATATTGTAGAGGTGATGTAA
- a CDS encoding MogA/MoaB family molybdenum cofactor biosynthesis protein: MFRVGILVMSDKGSQGEREDLSGKEIIEILKQQNIYTIEKYEIIPDEQDIISDRLKKFSDEVGLDVILTSGGTGFSMRDVTPEATLAVLDKNAPGIAEAIRYYGLSKTPKAMLSRGVAGIRKSTLIINLPGSIKGVKESLEAILPALGHGIEILKGSATECGESN; the protein is encoded by the coding sequence ATGTTTCGTGTAGGAATCTTAGTTATGAGTGACAAGGGGTCACAAGGTGAAAGAGAAGATTTAAGTGGCAAGGAAATAATTGAAATTTTAAAACAACAAAATATTTACACCATAGAAAAATATGAAATAATACCGGATGAACAAGATATTATTAGTGATAGATTAAAAAAATTTAGTGATGAAGTTGGATTAGACGTTATTTTAACTTCTGGAGGAACTGGTTTTTCTATGCGTGATGTAACTCCAGAAGCTACTCTTGCAGTATTAGATAAAAATGCCCCGGGAATTGCAGAAGCGATACGCTATTATGGGTTAAGCAAAACCCCAAAAGCAATGTTATCACGAGGAGTTGCTGGTATACGTAAAAGTACTCTAATAATTAATTTGCCAGGTAGTATTAAAGGTGTAAAAGAGTCACTAGAAGCAATACTTCCTGCTTTAGGTCATGGTATAGAAATTTTAAAAGGTTCAGCAACTGAATGTGGCGAATCTAATTAA
- the groES gene encoding co-chaperone GroES, with amino-acid sequence MKIQPLADRIVVKVVEVAEEKTKSGLYVPDTAKERPQEAEVLAVGPGFLNEKGERIALEVSVGDKVIFSKFAGTEIKVDGDDYLVLSERDILAKLS; translated from the coding sequence TTGAAAATTCAACCTTTAGCAGATCGCATAGTAGTTAAAGTGGTAGAAGTGGCAGAAGAAAAAACAAAAAGTGGACTGTATGTACCAGATACAGCAAAAGAAAGGCCACAGGAAGCAGAAGTTCTTGCAGTAGGTCCCGGATTTTTAAATGAAAAAGGTGAAAGAATAGCTTTAGAAGTATCTGTTGGTGATAAAGTTATCTTTTCAAAGTTTGCAGGCACAGAAATTAAGGTTGATGGTGATGATTATTTAGTTCTTTCAGAGAGAGATATACTTGCAAAATTAAGTTAG
- the groL gene encoding chaperonin GroEL (60 kDa chaperone family; promotes refolding of misfolded polypeptides especially under stressful conditions; forms two stacked rings of heptamers to form a barrel-shaped 14mer; ends can be capped by GroES; misfolded proteins enter the barrel where they are refolded when GroES binds): MTPKEIKFSEEARRSLEKGVDTLADTVKVTLGPKGRNVVLDRKFGSPTITNDGVTIARDIDLEDPWENLGCQLVKEVAIKTNDVAGDGTTTATVLAQAMIKEGLKNVAAGANPMIMRRGIEKAVEAAVAKIQGVSKPVETKEAIAQVAAISADDKEIGQLISDAMEKVGRDGVITVEESQSVGTSLDVVEGMSFDRGYISPYMITDTDKMEAVLEEPYILISDKKIAAINEVLPVLEKVVQTGKPLLIITEDIEGEALATLVVNKLRGTFNCVAVKAPAFGERRKAMLEDIATLTNGQLITEELGIKMENVDIESLGRARQVVVKKEETIIIDGSGTEDDVKARIDNIRNQIETTDSEYDREKLQERMAKLSGGVAVIQVGAATETELKERKHRIEDALAATQAAVEEGIVAGGGTALVNIVSAVAEVQAEDDELTGVNLVKKALEEPLRQIASNAGVEGSVVVEKVREAEVGVGYNALTGIYENMINAGIIDPAKVARSAVQNSASIASMLLTTEALITEIKTEDDPAPMPPGGPGGMPGMM, translated from the coding sequence ATGACACCCAAAGAAATTAAATTTAGTGAAGAAGCAAGAAGATCGTTAGAAAAAGGTGTTGATACTTTAGCTGATACAGTTAAAGTTACATTAGGTCCTAAAGGAAGGAATGTTGTTTTAGATCGTAAGTTTGGTTCTCCTACCATTACAAATGATGGTGTTACCATTGCTAGAGATATAGATTTAGAAGATCCATGGGAAAACTTAGGTTGCCAATTAGTTAAAGAGGTTGCTATTAAAACAAATGATGTAGCTGGTGATGGAACAACTACAGCTACAGTTTTAGCTCAAGCTATGATTAAAGAAGGTCTAAAAAATGTAGCTGCTGGTGCAAATCCTATGATTATGCGCAGAGGAATTGAGAAAGCTGTTGAAGCCGCAGTTGCAAAAATTCAAGGTGTTAGCAAGCCGGTTGAAACTAAAGAAGCTATTGCTCAAGTTGCAGCAATTTCAGCTGATGACAAAGAAATCGGACAATTAATATCCGATGCCATGGAAAAAGTAGGAAGAGATGGTGTTATTACAGTTGAGGAATCACAATCTGTAGGTACTTCATTAGATGTAGTTGAAGGAATGAGTTTTGACCGTGGATATATTTCACCTTATATGATTACTGATACAGATAAAATGGAAGCTGTATTAGAAGAACCATATATTTTAATTAGTGATAAAAAGATAGCTGCTATAAACGAAGTGTTACCTGTGCTAGAAAAAGTTGTTCAAACAGGAAAGCCTTTGTTAATTATAACAGAAGATATTGAAGGTGAAGCTTTAGCTACCTTAGTAGTTAATAAACTAAGAGGAACCTTTAACTGTGTTGCGGTTAAAGCTCCAGCATTTGGTGAAAGAAGAAAAGCTATGCTAGAAGATATAGCAACTCTTACTAATGGACAACTAATAACAGAAGAGTTAGGTATTAAAATGGAAAATGTCGATATCGAATCATTAGGTAGAGCTCGCCAAGTAGTAGTTAAAAAAGAAGAAACTATTATTATTGACGGTTCTGGCACAGAAGATGATGTTAAAGCTAGAATTGACAACATTAGGAATCAAATAGAAACAACAGATTCTGAATATGATCGTGAAAAGTTACAAGAAAGAATGGCTAAACTGTCTGGTGGGGTAGCAGTTATTCAAGTAGGTGCAGCAACTGAAACTGAATTAAAAGAAAGAAAACATCGCATCGAGGATGCTTTAGCAGCTACTCAAGCCGCTGTTGAAGAAGGAATTGTAGCTGGTGGTGGAACTGCTCTAGTAAATATTGTATCAGCAGTTGCTGAAGTTCAAGCTGAAGATGATGAGTTAACTGGTGTTAATCTCGTTAAAAAAGCATTAGAAGAACCTCTACGTCAAATTGCAAGCAATGCAGGAGTTGAAGGCTCAGTCGTAGTTGAAAAGGTTAGAGAAGCTGAAGTTGGAGTAGGCTATAATGCTTTAACTGGTATATATGAAAATATGATCAATGCGGGAATAATTGATCCGGCTAAAGTAGCTCGCTCAGCTGTACAAAACTCAGCAAGTATAGCATCAATGCTACTTACAACTGAAGCATTAATTACAGAAATTAAAACAGAAGATGATCCTGCCCCAATGCCACCTGGAGGTCCTGGAGGCATGCCAGGAATGATGTAA
- the glnA gene encoding type I glutamate--ammonia ligase — protein MFKHYEEVINFCQEKQVQMIDFKMIDLLGRWRHLTIPASRFTPDTLKYGIGFDGSNYGYAPIEKSDMVFIPDITTAVFDSFSEVPTLSMIGDVFIIAEPDNYPFDQYPRTIANKAEEYLTSTGIADEMIIGPEYEFHVFDNVSYECKPQQTNFSIDAEQAIWNSGETEYENLGYKIPRKGGYHIAPPQDILYDLRSRMCLLFEENNIPVKYHHHEVGGPGQVEIEVELGRLREMADKTMLAKYLIKNIAFSEGKTATFMPKPLYQEAGNGMHVHMHLFKNKQPIFYDKNGYANLSKEALYFIGGLLKHAPALLALTNPSTNSYKRLVPGYEAPVSICFATSNRSAVIRIPAYAKAPEHKRFEFRSSDATCNPYLAFAAMLMAGVDGIKNKIDPMKEGFGPYDVNLYNLTPEEQAKVKALPKSLNEALDALEKDHEFLLAGGVFPKRLIEIWIETKRKEANSVEEIPHPKEFELYYDL, from the coding sequence GTGTTTAAGCACTACGAAGAAGTAATAAACTTTTGTCAAGAAAAACAAGTACAAATGATTGACTTTAAAATGATTGATCTGCTCGGCAGATGGAGACACTTAACTATTCCTGCATCCCGCTTTACCCCAGACACTTTAAAATATGGGATTGGATTTGATGGTTCAAACTATGGATATGCTCCAATAGAAAAAAGCGACATGGTATTTATTCCTGATATAACTACTGCAGTCTTTGATTCTTTTTCTGAAGTTCCTACATTAAGTATGATAGGTGATGTTTTCATTATAGCTGAACCTGATAATTACCCATTTGATCAATATCCTAGAACTATTGCCAATAAAGCTGAAGAATATTTAACATCAACAGGTATAGCGGATGAAATGATTATTGGACCTGAATACGAGTTTCATGTATTTGATAATGTAAGCTATGAGTGTAAACCTCAACAAACTAATTTTTCAATTGATGCAGAACAAGCTATATGGAATAGTGGGGAAACTGAATATGAAAATCTAGGATATAAAATTCCACGTAAAGGTGGATATCACATAGCCCCACCTCAAGACATTTTATACGACCTTAGATCTCGTATGTGTTTATTATTTGAAGAAAATAATATTCCAGTAAAGTATCATCACCATGAAGTAGGTGGACCAGGTCAGGTCGAGATCGAAGTAGAATTAGGTAGATTAAGAGAAATGGCCGATAAAACTATGTTGGCTAAGTATTTAATTAAAAATATAGCATTTTCTGAAGGGAAAACAGCTACTTTTATGCCTAAACCACTTTATCAAGAGGCTGGCAATGGCATGCATGTACATATGCATTTATTTAAAAACAAACAACCAATATTTTATGATAAAAACGGTTATGCAAACTTAAGTAAAGAAGCATTATATTTTATAGGTGGTTTACTTAAACATGCTCCAGCTCTTCTAGCTCTTACTAATCCAAGTACAAATTCATATAAGAGGTTAGTTCCCGGCTATGAAGCACCTGTTAGCATTTGTTTTGCCACTTCTAACCGTAGTGCAGTAATTAGAATTCCTGCATATGCAAAGGCTCCTGAGCATAAACGCTTTGAATTCAGATCATCTGATGCCACCTGTAACCCATACTTAGCATTTGCTGCTATGTTGATGGCAGGGGTTGATGGTATAAAAAATAAAATAGATCCAATGAAAGAAGGCTTTGGGCCTTATGACGTTAATTTATACAATTTAACTCCTGAAGAACAAGCAAAAGTAAAAGCTCTACCAAAGTCACTTAATGAAGCTTTAGATGCACTTGAAAAGGATCATGAATTTTTATTAGCTGGTGGAGTATTCCCCAAAAGGTTAATTGAAATATGGATTGAAACCAAGCGCAAAGAAGCCAATTCAGTAGAAGAAATTCCTCACCCCAAAGAATTTGAATTGTACTACGATTTATAA
- the hpt gene encoding hypoxanthine phosphoribosyltransferase: protein MVSRDVDILFSKEEVENKVAELAKKINEDYKSENLLVVGILKGAFVFMADIIRKMDIAVEVDFMDVSSYGASSVSSGVVRIEKDLDSSIEGKNVLIIEDIVDTGLTLEYIVEVLKRRGPKSVKVCCLLDKPARRKSNIDPDYIGFSIPDEFIVGYGLDYAEKYRNLPDVCILKPSVYKE, encoded by the coding sequence TTGGTATCTAGAGATGTGGACATACTATTTTCTAAGGAAGAGGTTGAAAATAAGGTTGCCGAATTAGCTAAAAAAATAAATGAAGATTATAAAAGTGAAAATCTTTTGGTGGTTGGCATATTAAAAGGTGCGTTTGTTTTCATGGCTGATATAATAAGGAAAATGGATATAGCTGTTGAAGTAGATTTTATGGATGTATCTAGTTATGGTGCATCATCTGTCTCATCAGGTGTAGTTCGTATAGAAAAAGATTTAGATAGTTCTATAGAAGGCAAAAATGTATTAATTATTGAGGATATAGTCGATACTGGTTTAACATTGGAATATATAGTAGAAGTGCTAAAAAGGAGAGGTCCCAAAAGTGTTAAGGTTTGTTGCTTGTTGGACAAGCCAGCACGCAGGAAAAGCAACATTGATCCTGATTACATAGGTTTTTCAATTCCAGATGAATTTATTGTTGGTTATGGTTTAGACTATGCGGAAAAATATAGAAATCTTCCAGATGTATGTATATTAAAACCATCAGTATATAAGGAGTAG